A single Branchiostoma floridae strain S238N-H82 chromosome 11, Bfl_VNyyK, whole genome shotgun sequence DNA region contains:
- the LOC118425674 gene encoding xanthine dehydrogenase-like has product MPILPDANEDFNDKLTFWVNGKRHVVQNPDPAMTLNEWLRSQRGLTGTKVMCREGGCGCCVVMVTHSDLTNGGPCSYSLNSCLCPLCSVDGWSITTVEGLGGQKGGFHPIQRRLADFNGSQCGYCSPGMVVNMYGLLNKKPQPSQQEVENHFDGHICRCTGYRPILDAMKSFAVDADPGKGGCIDIEDLNKHPCPSAGESCNGASANGNGVNGTSTSPLRCCQRGVTWYRPTTLAELYGLLERHSQDRYKLVCGNTATGVYKNDGPYSCLIDIKSVPDLYNCQTGPPLVVGSAVSLSAVVDLLRAGSDRSPSYSVLADHLCKVANVSVRNVGSWAGNLMIKHAHPEFPSDVFTIMEAAGAKVTIGFRGESQTMAISDFWGTTMNGKVIHSLEIPPGNPEDVFRTYKVAPRSQNAHAYVNAGFRMTLDRQSEVKVVTKPHIVFGGINKTMVHASATEDFLVGKRITDAETLRGALTALQAELVPDESALQSAQYTKQLAMGLFYKFYLSAVGKEGLTEQVCSAADSLTRPVSRGEQHFQTKESEWPVRQPMPKTSSRVQASGEAIYINDMPATSGEVYAAFVTSTVANCKLGNMDFSHAMEIPGAVAYLTAADVKGENNYNLPPSPVAEIFSSNEVSFAGQPVALVIADTQVHADAMAKAVQVTYTDIKTPILTIQDAITAESFHPIVKEVVKGDPKGALAAAPHRVSGEVSCGSQYHFYMETQVCRCTPTEDGMDVQSATQSMDSVQASVAQATGMSAHRVYVSVKRVGGAFGGKAAASKLPAAACAVAAQNLNRTVRLSMCLDANMAAMSKRAPYLVKYEVGFDDEGRLLAVVYNLYEDNGCSVNTCFLPILPFTAENVYYCPNWELTGQTCKTHTAPTTYTRAPGFVAVHFCMEHIIEHVAKTLNKDPTDIRRINMFENGQTILSGDTLSDCNIAQLCDDLLTSAKIKQRQQEIEVFNKEHRWKKRGLSVVPLRYAIFTSFFRFTVFVAIYHTDGSVVITHGGIEMGQGVDTKVMQVAAASLGVPMEMIHTMSTNTLSSPNSTDSGGSVTSDLNCKGVLECCRRLNERINPIRQEMGGAPKWTELINTCHSKGVDLSEKYMEHHPLPGLRPTYNSFGVTCTEVELDVLTGEREVTRSDILFDCGESVNPDLDIGQVEGAFVFGLGYWLTEKCVYDKETGRLLTNGTWEYKPPATKDIPADLRVTLLPNSSNPYSVMRSKAVSEPPLLMSCSALFALRQAIQSAREDSDNGADFFPLNGPATVETCHQACLLDSSNFTL; this is encoded by the exons ATGCCGATCCTACCGGACGCGAATGAGGACTTCAATGACAAGCTGACCTTCTGGGTGAACGGGAAGCGTCATGTTG TTCAAAATCCAGATCCGGCCATGACCTTGAACGAGTGGCTACGTTCCCAGCGTGGGCTGACGGGGACAAAGGTCATGTGTAGGGAAGGAGGGTGTGGCTGCTGTGTTGTCATGGTGACACATTCAGATTTGACAAATGGAGGACCATGTTCATATTCCTTAAATTCG TGCCTGTGTCCCCTGTGCAGTGTGGACGGCTGGAGCATCACCACGGTGGAGGGTCTTGGGGGACAGAAGGGCGGCTTCCATCCCATCCAGCGCCGCCTAGCAGACTTCAACGGAAGTCAGTGTGGGTACTGTAGCCCCGGGATGGTGGTCAACATGTATGG GTTGCTGAATAAGAAGCCACAACCCAGCCAACAAGAGGTGGAAAACCACTTCGATGGACACATCTGCAGGTGTACAG gtTACAGGCCCATACTAGATGCCATGAAGTCTTTTGCGGTCGATGCGGATCCAGGGAAAGGCGGATGTATTGACATTGAG GACCTCAACAAACACCCCTGCCCCAGTGCGGGGGAGTCGTGCAACGGTGCCTCTGCCAATGGCAATGGTGTGAATGGCACAAGTACAAGccccctgaggtgttgccaacgTGGAGTTACCTGGTACCGTCCCACCACCCTGGCAGAGTTGTACGGCCTGTTGGAGCGGCACAGTCAGGACAGGTACAAACTGGTGTGTGGGAACACAGCTACAG GTGTTTACAAGAATGATGGTCCTTACTCCTGCCTCATCGACATCAAATCTGTGCCTGATCTGTACAACTGTCAG acTGGCCCGCCGTTGGTAGTTGGCTCTGCTGTGAGCCTGTCTGCCGTGGTGGATCTGCTTCGAGCCGGTTCAGACCGGTCTCCGTCCTACAGCGTGCTGGCCGACCACCTGTGCAAGGTTGCTAATGTATCCGTCAGAAAC GTTGGTAGTTGGGCTGGGAACCTCATGATAAAACATGCCCACCCAGAATTCCCTTCAGACGTCTTCACCATCATGGAAGCTGCGGGGGCCAAAGTCACCATAG GATTCAGGGGTGAATCACAGACAATGGCAATCAGTGACTTTTGGGGAACTACAATGAATGGCAAA GTGATTCATTCACTGGAAATTCCTCCCGGAAATCCTGAAGATGTGTTCCGTACTTACAAAGTGGCTCCTCGGTCTCAG AATGCCCATGCGTACGTCAATGCTGGCTTCAGGATGACACTGGACCGTCAGAGTGAAGTAAAGGTGGTCACAAAACCACACATTGTGTTTGGCGGCATCAACAAGACCATG GTACATGCCTCTGCCACTGAAGACTTCCTGGTTGGAAAGAGGATCACGGATGCTGAAACACTTAGAG GAGCCCTCACCGCACTGCAAGCAGAACTGGTGCCGGATGAGTCTGCTCTCCAATCTGCACAGTACACGAAACAACTGGCCATGGGACTCTTCTATAAG TTCTACCTGTCTGCCGTTGGGAAGGAAGGCCTGACAGAGCAGGTTTGCTCGGCGGCAGACTCCCTCACACGTCCGGTGTCCCGCGGAGAGCAGCATTTCCAGACTAAGGAGTCTGAATGGCCCGTCAGACAGCCCATGCCTAAAACATCGTCGAGGGTGCAG GCATCTGGAGAAGCCATCTATATCAACGACATGCCTGCCACGTCTGGAGAAGTCTATGCTGCATTTGTGACTTCGACTGTCGCCAACTGTAAACTTGGCAACATGGACTTTTCACATGCCATG GAAATTCCAGGAGCAGTTGCATATCTGACAGCCGCAGATGTCAAAGGAGAAAACAACTATAATCTGCCACCATCGCCTGTAGCTGAG ATTTTCTCCAGCAATGAGGTGTCGTTCGCAGGTCAACCAGTGGCTCTTGTCATTGCAG ACACCCAGGTCCACGCTGATGCCATGGCTAAAGCTGTCCAGGTTACCTACACCGACATAAAAACCCCCATCCTCACAATCCAGGACGCCATTACTGCAGAATCCTTTCACCCGATCGTTAAGGAAGTGGTAAAGGGAGATCCAAAAG GTGCCCTAGCTGCAGCTCCGCATCGTGTCTCTGGTGAGGTGTCGTGTGGTTCTCAGTACCACTTCTACATGGAGACCCAGGTGTGCCGCTGCACTCCGACTGAGGATGGGATGGACGTCCAGTCTGCTACCCAGTCCATGGACTCAGTCCAGGCGTCTGTGGCACAGGCGACGGGAATGTCAGCTCACAG AGTGTATGTTTCTGTGAAGAGAGTTGGTGGAGCGTTTGGAGGAAAGGCTGCAGCTTCCAAGCTGCCGGCTGCTGCCTGTGCTGTGGCTGCTCAAAATCTCAACAG GACTGTACGCTTGAGCATGTGCCTTGATGCAAACATGGCAGCCATGTCGAAGAGAGCACCCTATCTTGTGAAATATGag GTTGGTTTTGACGATGAGGGAAGGCTGCTTGCAGTGGTGTACAATCTTTACGAAGATAACGGATGTTCGGTCAACACGTGCTTCCTCCCTATTCTGCCATTTACTGCTGAGAATG TGTACTATTGCCCAAACTGGGAGCTCACGGGGCAGACCTGTAAAACCCACACTGCTCCAACAACCTACACAAGAGCTCCAG GGTTTGTCGCAGTTCACTTTTGTATGGAGCACATCATCGAACACGTGGCCAAGACTCTAAATAAGGACCCTACAGACATACGCAGGATCAACATGTTTGAAAACGGACAGACCATTCTTTCTGGAGACACTTTGTCTGACTGCAACATCGCTCAGCTGTGTGACG ACCTCTTGACATCGGCAAAAATCAAACAACGACAGCAGGAGATAGAGGTCTTCAACAAG GAACATCGTTGGAAGAAAAGAGGCTTGTCTGTGGTTCCTCTTCGATATGCCATCTTCACATCCTTTTTCCGTTTCACCGTTTTCGTGGCAATCTACCACACCGACGGCTCAGTGGTCATCACACATGGCGGTATTGAGATGGGACAGGGTGTGGATACAAAG GTTATGCAAGTGGCAGCTGCCTCTCTGGGAGTTCCCATGGAGATGATCCACACAATGTCCACCAACACTCTCTCCAGCCCCAACAGTACCGACTCAGGAGGAAGTGTTACCAGTGACCTGAACTGCAAG GGAGTGCTTGAATGCTGCCGGAGGCTGAATGAACGGATCAACCCTATCCGACAGGAGATGGGCGGAGCCCCAAAATGGACAGAACTCATCAACACCTGTCACAGTAAAGGAGTGGACCTGTCCGAGAAATACAT GGAGCATCATCCACTTCCGGGACTGCGCCCTACGTACAACAGTTTCGGTGTGACCTGTACGGAGGTGGAGCTGGATGTCCTGACAGGGGAGCGAGAAGTCACCCGGTCTGACATTCTGTTTGACTGTGGGGAGAG TGTGAACCCTGACCTGGACATAGGACAAGTTGAGGGCGCGTTCGTGTTCGGGCTGGGCTACTGGCTGACGGAGAAGTGTGTGTACGACAAGGAGACAGGGAGGCTACTGACCAACGGAACATGG GAATATAAGCCTCCTGCAACCAAAGACATCCCAGCGGATCTCCGAGTTACCCTGTTACCAAACTCGTCTAACCCGTACAGTGTGATGAGGTCTAAAG CTGTATCTGAGCCGCCACTGCTGATGTCCTGCTCCGCCTTGTTTGCTCTGAGACAGGCTATCCAGAGCGCACGGGAGGACTCTGACAATGGGGCTGACTTCTTTCCCCTGA ATGGCCCCGCCACTGTGGAGACTTGTCACCAGGCCTGTCTTTTGGATTCTTCCAACTTCACTCTGTGA
- the LOC118425720 gene encoding tripartite motif-containing protein 3-like isoform X1, with protein sequence MTHTTSDTAFSNRSAMADTIGTTGPPFRWSTETTAMADRSYIYTPTPSVDTVGTTAPPFTGTTGMADTTSTPSVDTPVTTELYSTETTAMADSTSILSVDTTGTTGPYSTRTTRMTDSLFTTQTTVSPAFSSTQESSGDPIVFGREGSGLGEFNGNNGVAVSANNEIFVTDLHNKRVQYFRMDGTYLGKFSTVVPGEDGIVMRPYDIAIDGKANLWVVGKVIYTSERPVRLAVYVVQYSRDGRAGIKFDIPRRYDPWMQTITVDTTRDKIIVVNFDTVYTYRLNGDFHDSFKKIKGRLVSYVTLDKEGNLLLTHDAPKGSGGVNVYSQSGTFLFKFGVQGNGQLRDPQGICVDTFGNILVANKEERRVDMFTSRGKFVRTVVNVGYNDIALGPNGHLVVNNADNTVIIFPPQMVLGN encoded by the exons ATGACCCATACCACGAGTGATACTGCCTTCTCGAATCGTTCCGCGATGGCCGATACAATCGGTACCACTGGTCCACCTTTTCGGTGGAGTACCGAGACTACTGCAATGGCTGATCGCTCGTACATTTACACG CCGACTCCATCTGTGGATACGGTCGGTACCACTGCTCCGCCTTTCACCGGGACTACTGGAATGGCTGATACTACG TCGACACCATCTGTGGATACGCCCGTTACCACTGAACTATACAGCACCGAGACTACTGCAATGGCTGATTCTACG TCGATACTATCTGTGGATACCACCGGTACCACTGGACCATACAGTACCAGGACGACTAGAATGACTGATTCCTTGTTCACG ACACAGACTACAGTTTCGCCAGCCTTCAGCAGTACACAAG AAAGTTCCGGAGACCCGATCGTTTTTGGCAGGGAGGGATCAGGCCTGGGAGAATTTAATGGTAACAATGGCGTGGCCGTATCTGCGAACAATGAGATATTTGTGACAGACCTGCACAACAAACGAGTCCAATATTTTAGAATGGATGGGACTTATCTCGGCAAGTTTTCAACCGTGGTGCCTGGTGAAGATGGGATTGTCATGCGGCCTTACGATATTGCAATTGACGGAAAAGCTAACTTGTGGGTAGTGGGGAAAGTTATCTATACGAGTGAGAGACCTGTGCGCCTTGCTGTATATGTGGTGCAGTATAGTCGTGACGGCCGTGCAGGTATCAAGTTCGACATACCCCGCCGTTATGACCCTTGGATGCAAACCATTACAGTAGACACAACCAGGGACAAAATCATCGTGGTAAACTTTGATACAGTATACACGTATCGTCTAAATGGCGACTTTCACGACAGTTTTAAAAAGATAAAAGGACGTTTGGTATCATACGTCACATTGGACAAAGAAGGAAACCTTCTTCTTACGCATGACGCTCCCAAAGGTTCAGGTGGTGTCAATGTGTACAGTCAGTCTGGTACGTTCTTATTCAAATTTGGAGTCCAAGGTAACGGTCAACTGCGTGATCCCCAAGGTATCTGTGTGGACACCTTTGGTAACATACTAGTGGCGAACAAGGAAGAGAGGCGGGTTGACATGTTCACCAGCCGTGGGAAATTTGTCCGCACTGTCGTCAACGTTGGATATAATGATATTGCTTTGGGACCAAATGGACATTTAGTGGTGAATAATGCTGACAACACTGTTATTATTTTCCCACCCCAGATGGTATTGGGAAATTAA
- the LOC118425720 gene encoding uncharacterized protein LOC118425720 isoform X2 encodes MTHTTSDTAFSNRSAMADTIGTTGPPFRWSTETTAMADRSYIYTPTPSVDTVGTTAPPFTGTTGMADTTSTPSVDTPVTTELYSTETTAMADSTSILSVDTTGTTGPYSTRTTRMTDSLFTTQTTVSPAFSSTQGKSRGLQQMGYSRV; translated from the exons ATGACCCATACCACGAGTGATACTGCCTTCTCGAATCGTTCCGCGATGGCCGATACAATCGGTACCACTGGTCCACCTTTTCGGTGGAGTACCGAGACTACTGCAATGGCTGATCGCTCGTACATTTACACG CCGACTCCATCTGTGGATACGGTCGGTACCACTGCTCCGCCTTTCACCGGGACTACTGGAATGGCTGATACTACG TCGACACCATCTGTGGATACGCCCGTTACCACTGAACTATACAGCACCGAGACTACTGCAATGGCTGATTCTACG TCGATACTATCTGTGGATACCACCGGTACCACTGGACCATACAGTACCAGGACGACTAGAATGACTGATTCCTTGTTCACG ACACAGACTACAGTTTCGCCAGCCTTCAGCAGTACACAAGGTAAATCACGAGGCCTTCAGCAGATGGGTTACTCAAGAGTCTAG
- the LOC118425688 gene encoding chondroitin sulfate synthase 1-like, with amino-acid sequence MYLSWTKVSQLASTFHASGTGDSKCIAVLCSFGGLPGNLAATPRHSDAQPRLNKRKPKEMGNARLGFSGGLPGMLMNFSAGVILGFSMTVWLTVLMVPDRHLGQQHVSGHMAGQAKGKVVQSYSTYPMKYKGHIYVGIMTAKKYLNSRALATYETWGKQISGKVEFFSATDSKASLGNKIPIVSIPGVTDVYPPQKKAFLMLKYMHDHYLDDYEWFVRADDDVYIRGDRLENFLRKVDSSQPLYIGQAGVGKEDELGRLGLRPDENYCMGGPGMIMSRETLRRVVPNIPWCLKNLYSSHEDVEIGRCITKFAGITCTSAFDTRDIFFNDYKNYNKGNIGELHKAVIDIAITLHPNKRPEYQYKLHTYFLTQRIHDLKRRALDLNQRVEQMTELLEPKLPARAYSRWEKHLQSNFRPRAARDVLPWDAVVGKMLYQHATTRSGGPSKKTPAVLKTAMHMNIIQAMHMVNRDYQRRYRTVCDYSSIHHGYQRVDPIRGPDYQLDLLVVCRRKFKRKARMMLGRKLLYLHQPYTGTELLEKDSEENVFDNVIWDRARSRRKETVHIIVPLQGRLSIFERFMKNYESVCLETESNVDLLIVLFKNTEAETSRVLDALDEYQEKYPTSTIKIILMTGPFSRGIGLNAGAAHFRNGSLLFFCDVDLIFTKGFLDRCRSNTVLGHQVYFPVMFSQYDSKFADLGDPASENQSNRRGGPTAKGYHLLSKDTGYWRFSSYGMACLYREDFVNVGQFDINIRGWGMEDLSLFDKFVKSKMETFRAVDPGLVHVYHPIHCDPNLPTIQYNMCIGSKANTYGSAAKLAGFWQDRADVM; translated from the exons AATAAGAGAAAGCCTAAAGAGATGGGGAATGCACGGCTAGGATTTTCAGGAGGTCTGCCTGGCATGCTGATGAACTTCTCAGCCGGTGTTATTCTGGGTTTCAGTATGACCGTTTGGCTTACCGTCCTGATGGTGCCTGATAGGCACTTAGGTCAACAGCATGTCTCAGGCCACATGGCTGGACAGGCCAAAGGTAAGGTGGTACAATCATATTCCACTTATCCAATGAAGTACAAGGGTCACATCTACGTTGGTATCATGACCGCAAAGAAGTATCTGAATTCTCGGGCACTCGCCACATACGAAACATGGGGAAAGCAAATCTCCGGAAAAGTAGAATTCTTTTCGGCCACGGACTCAAAGGCTTCTTTGGGGAACAAGATTCCCATCGTCTCCATCCCGGGAGTTACTGACGTCTACCCGCCTCAGAAGAAGGCGTTCCTGATGTTGAAATACATGCACGATCACTACTTGGATGATTATGAGTGGTTCGTACGCGCAGATGATGACGTGTACATACGTGGAGACCGGCTTGAAAATTTCCTGCGGAAAGTGGACTCTAGCCAACCTCTCTATATCGGACAAGCTGGAGTTGGTAAAGAAGACGAGTTAGGCCGCCTCGGACTGAGGCCAGATGAGAACTACTGTATGGGCGGGCCGGGGATGATCATGAGCCGAGAGACCCTGAGGAGGGTGGTACCCAACATCCCCTGGTGCCTGAAGAACCTGTACTCCTCACACGAGGACGTTGAGATCGGACGGTGCATCACGAAGTTTGCGGGAATCACCTGTACATCTGCGTTTGATACCAGGGACATCTTCTTCAACGACTACAAGAATTACAACAAAGGGAATATTGGGGAGCTCCATAAGGCCGTCATTGACATCGCAATCACACTTCACCCAAACAAGCGTCCTGAGTATCAATACAAGCTCCATACTTACTTTCTCACCCAACGTATACACGATCTGAAGCGACGCGCTCTAGACTTGAACCAGAGGGTTGAACAGATGACAGAACTGTTAGAGCCTAAGCTACCGGCTCGAGCTTATTCGCGTTGGGAAAAACACCTTCAGTCAAACTTCCGTCCAAGGGCGGCCCGTGATGTGCTTCCGTGGGACGCTGTCGTTGGCAAGATGCTGTACCAACACGCAACTACCAGGAGTGGAGGGCCCAGCAAGAAAACGCCTGCCGTTTTGAAGACAGCGATGCACATGAATATCATTCAG GCAATGCATATGGTGAATCGTGACTACCAACGCCGTTACCGTACCGTGTGTGACTACAGTAGCATCCACCACGGATATCAGCGGGTAGATCCGATCAGAGGGCCCGACTATCAGCTGGATCTACTTGTAGTTTGCCGCCGTAAGTTCAAACGTAAAGCCAGAATGATGCTGGGAAGAAAGCTGCTCTATCTACATCAGCCATACACAGGTACCGAGCTGCTAGAGAAAGACTCAGAGGAGAACGTTTTCGACAATGTTATCTGGGATAGGGCAAGATCACGTAGGAAGGAAACAGTACACATCATCGTTCCTCTTCAAGGCAGGCTATCCATTTTCGAAAGATTTATGAAGAACTATGAGTCGGTCTGTTTGGAAACCGAGTCGAATGTGGACCTCTTGATAGTTTTGTTTAAAAACACGGAAGCAGAAACTAGCAGGGTTCTAGACGCTTTGGATGAATACCAAGAAAAATACCCCACTTCCACCATCAAGATTATTCTCATGACAGGACCGTTTTCTCGAGGAATAGGTCTAAACGCTGGAGCCGCACACTTCAGAAACGGTTCTTTGCTCTTCTTTTGTGACGTAGACTTGATCTTTACCAAAGGTTTCTTAGATCGTTGCCGTAGCAACACAGTGCTTGGTCACCAGGTGTACTTTCCCGTGATGTTCAGCCAGTATGACTCCAAATTTGCTGACTTAGGAGACCCTGCCAGTGAAAACCAATCAAACCGCAGAGGAGGCCCGACTGCAAAAGGATACCACCTTCTCTCAAAGGACACCGGCTACTGGCGCTTCAGCAGTTACGGAATGGCGTGTCTCTACCGGGAGGACTTTGTCAACGTTGGCCAGTTTGACATCAACATCCGGGGATGGGGAATGGAGGACCTCAGTCTATTTGACAAGTTCGTCAAAAGTAAGATGGAGACTTTCCGTGCGGTCGACCCAGGTCTGGTGCATGTTTACCATCCCATCCACTGTGACCCAAACCTTCCGACCATACAATACAACATGTGTATTGGGTCCAAAGCTAACACCTATGGTAGCGCTGCCAAGCTGGCAGGATTTTGGCAGGATCGAGCAGATGTAATGTAA